The Blautia obeum ATCC 29174 region GAACCTGGATTCTGTTCTGGATCGTATCCGTGTACTGGAGCAGAAGATAGAGGAACGCCCGGTACAGCAGGTAGTCGTACAGAGTGCGGCAGCACCGGGAAGCGAAGCAACAGCTGCGCAGGCAGAACCGCCGAAGCCGCCACAGAAGGCTGCTCCGGAAGACCTGCAGAAGATAGTGGCAAGCTGGAAGATGATCGTTGGACAGACTACAGCAGCTTTCAAACAGGCGTTGCTTCAGTCTGTGCCGAAATACAATGGAGAGACTGGTGAACCAATACTGTATGTGGAATTCCAGACACCTCTTGGCAGGCTTTATCCGGATGATTCTGACGCAAAGAAAGAATTGCAGACGATCATTGAACAGAAGCTTGGAAAGAGCATTGAACTTCATATGCTTGTAGCAGAGGACCACCAGCAGACAAATCTGACACAGATCACAGTCGATCAGGCAATCCGTGAGAATATCCATATGGATGTTGTGATCGAAGAAACACCTGGATCTGAGCCGGAAGAATAAATATTATCAAAGAATCCCGCACAGGCGGTTTTCATATATTAAATATCATCAGGAGGATTTATAAAATGGCAAAACGTGGAGGATTTCCGGGCATGGGAATGCCGGGTAACATGAATAATTTGATGAAACAGGCGCAGAAAATGCAGCGTCAGATGGAAGAGAATCAGAAGGCTCTGGAAGAAAAAGAATTTACAGCAGCAGCAGGCGGCGGAGCTGTGGAGGTTACTGTTTCCGGTAAACGTGAAGTGACAAAGGTAAAACTTGCAGAAGAAGTAGTTGATCCGGACGATATTGAAATGCTGGAAGATCTGATCGTGGCAGCTACGAATGAGGCACTTCGCAAAGTTGAAGAAGAATCAGCAGCAGTAATGTCAAAACTGACAGGAGGACTCGGAAGTTTAGGCGGAGGCCTTCCCTTCTGATGGAATATTACAGCACACATATCAACAAGCTGATCGAACAGCTGTCTCATCTGCCGGGAATCGGACCGAAGTCGGCGCAGAGACTGGCATTTCATATTATGAATATGCCAAAAGACCAGGTTGAACAGCTGACCTCTTCGATCACGGGTGCTCGTGAGAAGATCCGTTACTGCAAGAAGTGCTGTACGCTGACAGACCAGGAACTCTGTCCGATCTGCAGCAATCCCAAGAGAGATGCGAGTACTATTATGGTTGTAGAAAATACCAGAGATCTTGCAGCTTATGAAAAAACCGGCAAATACGAAGGGGTTTATCATGTGCTTCATGGTGCAATATCGCCGATGCTGGGAATCGGACCGGATGATATCCGTCTCAAAGAACTTATGAAGCGCCTGCAGACAGAAGATATCAAAGAAGTGATCATTGCCACCAATTCCAGTCTGGAAGGTGAGACAACTGCAATGTATATCAGTAAGCTGATCAAACCTACAGGAATCCGTGTCAGCAGGATCGCAAGTGGAGTTCCGGTAGGCGGAGACCTGGAATATATTGACGAAGTAACGCTGCTTCGTGCGCTGGAAGGAAGAGTGGATCTCTGATACAGCTTCACGCAGACAGCAGAAAGAGAGAAAGAATATTGGCAAAAAAGAAGGCAACTTCCTCACAGGTGGCAGAAAAAGCCGGAGTTTCACAGGCGACTGTTTCTATGATTCTGAACCGCAGAAGCAATGTTTCTTTTTCGGCCGAAACGGTGGAAAAGGTAGAATGTGCAGCCAGAGAGCTGGGCTATGAACTGCCTCATCGCAAAAACAAAAGCAACACAAGAAAAGAAAAACTGATCGTTGTACTGTGTCCTACGCTGACCAGTCCTTATTATGTACTGCTTCTTCAGGGAATTGAATCGGTTGCCAATGAGAAGGGGTATGGCGTTTTTACCTGCAACACACAGAGAGATGCGGGGCTGGAAGAAAAATATCTGCGTATGATCAGCACGATGGACCCGCAGGGAATCATCTATGCATGTAATCCTCATCCGGACTTTCAGAAAAAGGTGGAGGAACTGGCAAGGAGGATTCCCCTTGTTATTATCAGCAATAAAGAAAAGACAACGACAGTAGACGCGATCAACCAGGACAATACAATGGTCGGAAGATTGATGGCACGCCATTTGCTGGATCTGGGGCACAGAGATGTGGCATTTATCACACCGCCTCTGACCAGACGACAGTGGCAGCGCTCCAGAAGAGTGGATGGTTTTGTGAAAGAATATGAGAAGGAAGGACTGGCTGGGCATGTATTGATCAAAGCAGCAGATGAATCTGTTGACCGTACGCTGCCAAAAATGGATTCGGAATATTCTATGGGATATCAGCTGACAATGGAATTGTTGAAAGAGGACAGAAACTTTACGGCAATTGCCGGCCAGAACGACATGATGGCTCTTGGCGCGATCGATGCGCTGGAAGAATCCCGAATACGTGTGCCGAAAGATGTTTCAGTCATTGGATGTGATGATACTTTTTATTCTGGCATCCGGAGACTTTCGTTAACAACGATCGATCATTTTGTTGCGCTGAAAGGCAGAGATGCCTGTGATATCATTATTCGCAAGATCATGATGAATGACCAGTTTTATTCGGCAGGACTGCAGCCAACCAGTCTTTATAATATTGAATATACCCCGAAACTGATCACTCGTAAGACGACTGCCTATGCAAATACAAAAAGAAAGATTCCGGATCCGGATGGAATGACGGAAAAAATAAAATAAATATGTATAATAAAATTATTATTAATAATTTGATGTAAATATCAGTGAGACTACTGAGAAAACTTGGATTTTCAAGGCGCTTATAGATCAAAAATCGTAAATAAAGCAATAATTTATTTATAAAAATTGATATTATTAATAGAAAATTTATTAATAATTCTGGCGCCTCTTGACCTTCATGTTTGGTCTGTTATAATGAAAATATCAAAAAAACAGAGCAAAAACTCAGGAGGGAATTAAAATGAGATTTTTTATCGACACAGCAAATGTAGATGACATTCGTAAGGCAAATGACATGGGAATTATCTGTGGTGTTACCACAAACCCGTCCCTGATCGCAAAAGAAGGAAGAGACTTCAACGAAGTGATCAAAGAAATCACAGAGATCGTTGACGGACCGATCAGCGGAGAAGTAAAAGCTACAACAACAGATGCAGAAGGTATGATCGCAGAAGGACGTGAGATTGCCAAGATCCATCCAAACATGGTTGTAAAGATTCCTATGACAGTAGAAGGTCTGAAAGCTGTCAAAATTCTTTCAAAAGAAGGAATCAAAACAAATGTTACTCTGATCTTTACTGCCAACCAGGCTTTACTTGCTGCAAGAGCAGGTGCTACATATGTATCTCCGTTCCTTGGAAGACTGGATGATATCTCCACAGACGGACTTCCGCTGATCCGTCAGATCGTTGAAATGTTTGAAGTTGCTGGAATCGATACACAAATCATCTGTGCAAGCGTTCGTCATCCGATCCATGTAACAGAATGTGCACTGGCAGGTGCTGATATCGCAACCGTACCATACAAAGTTCTGGAGCAGATGACAAAACATCCTCTGACAGATGCAGGAATCGAAAAATTCCAGAAAGACTACAAAGCTGTATTTGGTGACAAATAATACATATTATATATAAGATGTGAGAGGAATCCCACCTCTGCAGGTGGTGAATCAGTGGCGGGATTCTTGAATTTTGTAAATACAAGGTCATGGTGCAGCGTGAAGTTGGTGAATTATATCCTTGTACTTGACTAATGTCAGAATTAATTGTAGCATAAGCATGTTATGGATTAACTATGGGCGAAATAGTTATTCTTCAAATTATTAAAAGGAGAAATTGAACATCATGGAGAAATTAGAACTTCAGAAAATTGCGAACGAAGTCCGCAAAGACATCGTGACCGCAGTTCATGCTGCAAAAGCCGGCCATCCGGGCGGATCTTTATCAGCAGCAGATTTATTTACATATCTGTATTTTGAAGAAATGAACGTAGATCCGAAAGATCCGAAGAAAGCAGACAGAGATCGTTTTGTCCTTTCTAAAGGACACACAGCACCGGGACTTTATTCTGTACTTGCGGAGAGAGGATATTTTCCGAAAGAAGATCTGAAGACTCTTCGTCATCTGGGATCTTATCTGCAGGGACATCCGGATATGAAACATATTCCAGGTGTAGATATGTCCAGCGGATCTCTTGGACAGGGAATCTCAGCAGCAGTAGGTATGGCACTTTCTGCAAAACTGAGCAACGAATCCTACAGGGTGTATACACTTCTTGGCGATGGTGAGATTCAGGAAGGTCAGGTTTGGGAGGCAGCTATGTTCGCAGGCTTCCGTAAACTGGACAACCTTGTTGTGGTTGTTGATAATAATGGACTTCAGATTGATGGAAAAGTAGATGAAGTTTGCTCTCCATATCCGATTGATAAGAAATTTGAAGCATTTAATTTCCATGTGATCAATGTAGCAGACGGAAATGATATGGATCAGCTGAAAGCTGCATTTGACGAAGCAAAGACTGTCAAAGGAATGCCTACCGCAATCATTATGAAAACTGTCAAAGGTAAGGGTGTTTCCTTTATGGAAAACCAGGCCGGATGGCATGGCAAAGCTCCGAATGATGAGCAGTATGCACAGGCAATGGAAGATCTGGAGAAAGTAGGTGAAGCATTATGTCAGAAGTAAAGAAAATCGCTACAAGAGCCAGCTATGGCGCAGCTCTGGTAGAGCTTGGAAAAGAACATGAAGATCTGGTTGTTCTGGACGCTGACCTTGCTGCAGCTACTCAGACAGGAATGTTCAAAAAAGAATTTCCGGAAAGACATATTGACTGTGGTATTGCAGAGTGCAACATGATGGGTATTGCGGCCGGACTTGCAACAACAGGCAAGGTTCCGTTTGCAAGTACTTTTGCAATGTTTGCTGCAGGCCGTGCTTATGAACAGCTTCGCAACTCTGTTGCATATCCGAAATTGAACGTAAAAGTAGGCGCTACACATGGTGGTATTTCTGTTGGTGAAGATGGTGCTACACATCAGTGCTGCGAGGATTTTGCACTTATGAGAGCAATCCCTGGTATGGTTGTTATGAGTCCTTCTGATGATATTGAAGCAAAAGCAATGGTAAAAGCTGCATATGAGCATGTAGGACCTGTATATATGAGATTTGGCCGCCTGGCAGTTCCGGTAATCAATGACAGACCAGACTACAAATTTGAAATGGGCAAAGGCATCGTTCTTCGTGAGGGAAAAGACCTTACTATCGTTGCAAACGGACTTTGTGTGGCAGCTTCTCTGGAGGCGGCGGAGAAACTGGCAGCAGATGGAATTGATGCAAAGGTAATCAATATCCACACGATCAAACCACTGGATGAAGAACTGATCGTAGCAGCAGCCAAAGAGACCGGCAAGGTTGTTACAGTAGAAGAACATTCTATTATTGGTGGTTTAGGCGGAGCTGTATGCGAATGCCTTTCTGAAAAAGCTCCTGTACCGGTTAAACGTATCGGTATTAATGATGTATTTGGAGAATCTGGTCCGGCAGTTGCTCTTCTTGAGAAATATGGCCTGGATGCAGAAGGTATTTACAAACAGATCAAAGAGTTTGTCTAAAATCAGATTGAGGGATCATCAGCAAAATCCCGTTGGAGATTTGTTCTGCAATGGAAATAACAGTTGACAGACGGGTGGTCTGGAGCGTTAGCTGTTCCAACATGCCTGCTGTGTTGACGATTCCTGTAATATGAATATGGCCGACAGGCGGCAGTTTTTTATGAACGGCAGCACCTGGGTACAGTGCACCATTAGCGATGGTCACATATCCCAGGTGCTTTTTTTGTCCCAAAGAAGCATCAACAGCAATGATCAGGCTGTCCGGATGCCGGGAAAGAATCTCTTTGCGTGTGTCACAAAGGTTTAATGCATGTACAGGCTGTACAAGTGTTCCGTAAACATATATTCCTGGAAAACAAAAGGAACTGAGCCGATGACCAACATAGGGACCAAGACAGTCGCCTGTGACACGATCGGTTCCAATACAGAGAAAGACAAGATCTGTCCAGTGATGGGGATAGGAAAGAATGCATTTTTTTAACAGAACAGAGATTTCTCTGGAACAGTCCTGCTGATTTGTATTGATATAGAAAGCCATAAAAATTCCTCACGATGGTTGAGCATCAGCTGGATGCTATAAATGGATCTGTCGGTTCTGCTTTATTGTATCCGCAGCAAAAGAAAAATATGCACCATGCAGAATATGTCGTTAAATTCTTGGGGGTGTCTCTTATATTATGCTAAAATCTGCATTTCCTGTATGGTATTCTGATGCCTGAAGGGGTGATATATATGATAGAGGTTATCTACAAAGATGAAAAACAGACAGCAAAAGGAAATGAGGAAAGTTTTAACCTCCCCAAAAATATACGTCAGATAGGAATTCCGAATGAAAAATACCGGATTTATATTGAAGATTATGTATACACTTTCCTAAAGAAAATAGCAGAAAAGGCGGAAGAAGAGGAAAAAGGTGCGGCTGCTGTTTTTACGGGCGAAATAAAATGGAATTCAGGTACAGGCTATCTGTTTATCAGGGGAGCTCTGACGGCAGAGGCAGGGGAGATTTCGGCAGAGCATGTAGAGTTCAGTGATCTTACATGGCAGAAACTTCATGAGGAAATAGAACATTATTTTGCAGGGCAGGAAATTATAGGGTGGTTCCTGACGCAGAAATCTCTTCAGATGGAAGTGACAGAAGGCGTGCAGCGGATCCATATGAAACTTTTTGGCGGAGAAAAAGCGCTTATGCTGATGGATCCGGTAGAAAAAGAGGAGGCTTTTTTCTGCTATGACAATGGCAGATTGTTGAGACAGAGTGGATATTATATTTATTATGAAAAAAATCCGCAGATGCAGGCGTATATGCTGGAAAAGAATCCGGAACTGAATCAGCCGGAACAGGAGCTGGTTGCAGACGACGCGGTTAAAACTTTTCGAAAGATCATTCAAAAGAAACATACAGAAGAAACGCAGGAAACAGAAGAAAGAGCTTCTGTTTTTTCTTATGCGGCAACAGCCTGTCTTGTGTTGGCTGTGCTGACGGTTGGTGTACAGTTTTATCAAAATTATAACCATAAGAGTATAACGGATACGATCACGGAGACGGTTTCCCGAACTGCAAATTCAACGGAAGTGACAAAAGCGGAAAGGCAGACGGAAAAAAAATCAGTTACGCCAACTTCTGCGTTGAAAAAAGATCTGACTCCGATTCCAGTGTCTCCGGCGGCGACAGAAACACCGCCAGTAACATCAATGGCTGCTGAGGATAATGCTGAAACTGATACAAAAAACGTTTTGAATTCGGAAAAAGAACAGGAAATCTATCGGGAAGAATCCGATACCAGAAAAGCGGAGCGGAGAGTGAAACAGGAACAAGTGGAAAACAATGCTGCTAAGAACAAAATAAGCGAGGATGTGACGGATAGCGCAGTGACTTCATCAGCAGAAGCGGGAACATCATATGTGATCAAACCGGGAGATACCTTATATCAGATCAGTATATCCAGATATGGTACAATGGAAAAAGTGGCTGATATCTGTCGGGCAAATGGTCTGACAGAGGAGGAAATTATTTATCCGGGGCAGATAATTGTATTGCCGTAGAAAATTTGATATAATAAAAAAATCAGGAATGCTGTGAACAGAATGAGCAGTGACCGATTAGAAGATAACGGATGACTGGTCGCAGGAAATACCTGCGATAAAGTACAAGGTAAGGAAAATGGCAAATATAATAAAAAAATTAAAACGAAAACACAAAAGAAAGAAAATGCAGTCGCAGCGGGCGAAACTCGAACAGGAACAGCGTGCGATTCAACAGATGAGTCCGGAAGAAGCATACCAGAACCGACTGCGCAGACATAAGCATGATGCATTGCGCAGAACTGTAATGTCAATCGTGGCGGTTGCTGCAATAGCAACGGTAGTTCTTCTGTATGTTGAACGGAGAAGCTATCATAATTACAGAATACTTTCTGCAAGTGAACAGGAGGATGTAGTTTCTACAAAATATCTGGAAATGTCTGGAAAAATACTCAGGTACAGTCCGGATGGAGCATCGCTGGTCAATAGCAGTATGGATACTTACTGGAGCGTTCTTTACGAAATGCAGAATCCGGTGGCTGATGTAAAAGATGACAGAGCGGTTATTGCGGATCAGGATGGTACGCTGCTTGAGATGTTTGACAAAAACGGAGAGACTGGAAGCGTTACAACGTCTTATAATATTGTTAAAGCGAAAATTTCTTCAAGTGGAATGGTTGCTGCTATTTTGGATGGCGGCGATTCGACGTGGATTAATTTTTATGCATCAGATGGAAGTTTGATCGCAGAAAACCAGACACACATTTCGGATCCGGGATATCCGCTGGATGTAGCTGTTGCTGATAATGGAAATATCATGATGGTTGCATATCAGTATGTGGATGGAAGTGAGACGACCAGTTATGTTGCATTCTATAATTTTGGGGATGTAGGGCAGAGCGAAGATGACCGTATTGTGAGCGGATATACTTATGAGGGAACGGTGATTCCGCAGATTATGTATCTGAATGGTGGCAAATCACTTGCGGTGAGGGACGATGGATTTACTTTGTATAAAGGAAGCCAGATCCCGAAAGAAAAAGAAACTGTTAAAGTAGATAAAGAAATTGTCAGCACATTTTATGATGATGATATAATCGGTCT contains the following coding sequences:
- the recR gene encoding recombination mediator RecR, which codes for MEYYSTHINKLIEQLSHLPGIGPKSAQRLAFHIMNMPKDQVEQLTSSITGAREKIRYCKKCCTLTDQELCPICSNPKRDASTIMVVENTRDLAAYEKTGKYEGVYHVLHGAISPMLGIGPDDIRLKELMKRLQTEDIKEVIIATNSSLEGETTAMYISKLIKPTGIRVSRIASGVPVGGDLEYIDEVTLLRALEGRVDL
- the yyaC gene encoding spore protease YyaC, whose protein sequence is MAFYINTNQQDCSREISVLLKKCILSYPHHWTDLVFLCIGTDRVTGDCLGPYVGHRLSSFCFPGIYVYGTLVQPVHALNLCDTRKEILSRHPDSLIIAVDASLGQKKHLGYVTIANGALYPGAAVHKKLPPVGHIHITGIVNTAGMLEQLTLQTTRLSTVISIAEQISNGILLMIPQSDFRQTL
- a CDS encoding transketolase, producing the protein MMEKLELQKIANEVRKDIVTAVHAAKAGHPGGSLSAADLFTYLYFEEMNVDPKDPKKADRDRFVLSKGHTAPGLYSVLAERGYFPKEDLKTLRHLGSYLQGHPDMKHIPGVDMSSGSLGQGISAAVGMALSAKLSNESYRVYTLLGDGEIQEGQVWEAAMFAGFRKLDNLVVVVDNNGLQIDGKVDEVCSPYPIDKKFEAFNFHVINVADGNDMDQLKAAFDEAKTVKGMPTAIIMKTVKGKGVSFMENQAGWHGKAPNDEQYAQAMEDLEKVGEALCQK
- a CDS encoding transketolase family protein, yielding MSEVKKIATRASYGAALVELGKEHEDLVVLDADLAAATQTGMFKKEFPERHIDCGIAECNMMGIAAGLATTGKVPFASTFAMFAAGRAYEQLRNSVAYPKLNVKVGATHGGISVGEDGATHQCCEDFALMRAIPGMVVMSPSDDIEAKAMVKAAYEHVGPVYMRFGRLAVPVINDRPDYKFEMGKGIVLREGKDLTIVANGLCVAASLEAAEKLAADGIDAKVINIHTIKPLDEELIVAAAKETGKVVTVEEHSIIGGLGGAVCECLSEKAPVPVKRIGINDVFGESGPAVALLEKYGLDAEGIYKQIKEFV
- a CDS encoding LysM peptidoglycan-binding domain-containing protein, with amino-acid sequence MIEVIYKDEKQTAKGNEESFNLPKNIRQIGIPNEKYRIYIEDYVYTFLKKIAEKAEEEEKGAAAVFTGEIKWNSGTGYLFIRGALTAEAGEISAEHVEFSDLTWQKLHEEIEHYFAGQEIIGWFLTQKSLQMEVTEGVQRIHMKLFGGEKALMLMDPVEKEEAFFCYDNGRLLRQSGYYIYYEKNPQMQAYMLEKNPELNQPEQELVADDAVKTFRKIIQKKHTEETQETEERASVFSYAATACLVLAVLTVGVQFYQNYNHKSITDTITETVSRTANSTEVTKAERQTEKKSVTPTSALKKDLTPIPVSPAATETPPVTSMAAEDNAETDTKNVLNSEKEQEIYREESDTRKAERRVKQEQVENNAAKNKISEDVTDSAVTSSAEAGTSYVIKPGDTLYQISISRYGTMEKVADICRANGLTEEEIIYPGQIIVLP
- a CDS encoding DUF5711 family protein; translated protein: MANIIKKLKRKHKRKKMQSQRAKLEQEQRAIQQMSPEEAYQNRLRRHKHDALRRTVMSIVAVAAIATVVLLYVERRSYHNYRILSASEQEDVVSTKYLEMSGKILRYSPDGASLVNSSMDTYWSVLYEMQNPVADVKDDRAVIADQDGTLLEMFDKNGETGSVTTSYNIVKAKISSSGMVAAILDGGDSTWINFYASDGSLIAENQTHISDPGYPLDVAVADNGNIMMVAYQYVDGSETTSYVAFYNFGDVGQSEDDRIVSGYTYEGTVIPQIMYLNGGKSLAVRDDGFTLYKGSQIPKEKETVKVDKEIVSTFYDDDIIGLVFKNGNKEKPYTMRVYSTDGNLKFEKDFNIPYTTIKVSDGNILLYNSSQVCVMNSRGVEKYSGTIDGTISDFIKIGWNRYLLVLDSGVDVIKLS
- a CDS encoding LacI family DNA-binding transcriptional regulator, producing the protein MAKKKATSSQVAEKAGVSQATVSMILNRRSNVSFSAETVEKVECAARELGYELPHRKNKSNTRKEKLIVVLCPTLTSPYYVLLLQGIESVANEKGYGVFTCNTQRDAGLEEKYLRMISTMDPQGIIYACNPHPDFQKKVEELARRIPLVIISNKEKTTTVDAINQDNTMVGRLMARHLLDLGHRDVAFITPPLTRRQWQRSRRVDGFVKEYEKEGLAGHVLIKAADESVDRTLPKMDSEYSMGYQLTMELLKEDRNFTAIAGQNDMMALGAIDALEESRIRVPKDVSVIGCDDTFYSGIRRLSLTTIDHFVALKGRDACDIIIRKIMMNDQFYSAGLQPTSLYNIEYTPKLITRKTTAYANTKRKIPDPDGMTEKIK
- a CDS encoding YbaB/EbfC family nucleoid-associated protein, with the translated sequence MAKRGGFPGMGMPGNMNNLMKQAQKMQRQMEENQKALEEKEFTAAAGGGAVEVTVSGKREVTKVKLAEEVVDPDDIEMLEDLIVAATNEALRKVEEESAAVMSKLTGGLGSLGGGLPF
- the fsa gene encoding fructose-6-phosphate aldolase, which encodes MRFFIDTANVDDIRKANDMGIICGVTTNPSLIAKEGRDFNEVIKEITEIVDGPISGEVKATTTDAEGMIAEGREIAKIHPNMVVKIPMTVEGLKAVKILSKEGIKTNVTLIFTANQALLAARAGATYVSPFLGRLDDISTDGLPLIRQIVEMFEVAGIDTQIICASVRHPIHVTECALAGADIATVPYKVLEQMTKHPLTDAGIEKFQKDYKAVFGDK